The DNA region AAGAATATCAAAATCTTCATTTGTAATCAAAGAGGAAGATGTTCCTTTGAGCCAATCTTGGGTGCATATCAACGCTTCGACTGTTGTAGGTGTTAATGAGCTGCGATATGGATCAAGCATCCTTTCTCCTGTACTGAATGCAGATTCAGAAGCCACTGTGCTTATAGGTATAGCCAGCATGTCTCTTGCAATGTTTGAAAGGATGGGATATCGGCCAGAGTTCACTTTCCACCACTCTAGAACATTTATCTCCATGTTATGCTCTAACTTCTCTCCAAGATAAGTAGTTAACTCATTATCCGCATTGTCACACCCTTCTGAAATATAGAACTCGGCAGTTCCATAAGGATCACTAACACCACCAAAAACTTGCAACTCATCTGAATTACCTTGAGGAGACATAAATCCAACACGATATTCCTCATAAATAGATTTCAAGCTAGACTCTAAATTTGCTTTCAAGGCGTCAGCATCATCCTTATTATAATATCGCCTTACCATCCAATCGACCAATCTAATCTTGCGCCTAGGGTCGAATACTAGAGCAATCAACAACAACATGTTAAGCTTCTCATGATTTCCCCAATATTTATCatatttcttcttcattttttgAGCTACTGAACGTAGATGCTCATCTTCAGACGCACACATATCCCCAATGCTCTTTCCAATACCCAGGATCTCAAACATATAAATATTGCTTGTCAAATAAGATGACCCCGATATATGTAAGGTAGCATCATAAAATAACTTCAAGAATGGGATGATTAAGTTAATATGCTTCCAATCTTCTTCTGTCGGAACACCTTTCCCCTTCTTTGTCAACTCATTCACATACTTTTTATCTCGAAAACTTAATTCTTCAAAGGTCCTCTCATGTTTTGATGCGGATACTAACATCAAGTATGTTGAGTTCCAACGAGTCTCAACATCTAGCCAAACTAAACCTTTATAATCCATGCTTTCCTCATCAATACATGCCTTGAATTTAGCAAGCCTCGCAGGAGAAGATCTAACATATCACACAGCATGACGGATTCTACCAATAGAGCCATCAATGTCTTTCAAACCTTCTTTCACAACTAAATTCAATATATGCGCACAACACCGCATATGAAAATGATTTCCACTCATAACTAAACTATTCCTAGACAAAAGCCTTCTCTTGAGACGCTCAACCCCAACATCATTAGATGAAGCATTATCAACTGTCAAACTAAGCACACGGTTTAACCCCCAACTGTTCAAGCACATCTCCATTGTTGCACAAATAGCATCCCCTGTATGACTTGTGACTTGACAAAAAGTTAAAATCTTCTTATGTAAGTGCCAATTATTGTCAATGAAATGGGCTGTCACACACATATAACTCAACTTTTGACAAGAAGAAGTCCACATATCAGTAGTGAGACAAACTCTTCGACAATTCAGAGAGAGAAAATTTTTCAAAATCATTCTTTCACTATCCCATAGTTTCAAGACATCACGCGCTAGTGTTGTGCGTGAACAAATCTGAAATCTTGGTGATGCGAGACTCATAAATTCATGAAAAGACTCATGTTCAACCTTCCGAAAAGGAATCTCCATGTTTATGAACATCTTAACCATTGCTCTTCTAATGGCTTCTTGGTCAAACTTGACAATTAAAGGAGAGCCAACATGTTCTTCAACACTTGTCGTAGAAGATAATGTCCTTTGCCTCTTGTAAACAAGGCATCTCGATACATGAGCATGCATGGAACTAGTTCCATTATTATACTTAATTTTCGTGTCACAGTATTTGCACGAAGCTTTTTGTTCTTCTTCCGACGATACAATGAAATGCTTCCAAACCTCTGAACGATTCCTTCGCTTCTTAGTGTGAGGAAGTGGCATTTCATTAGAGATTGTAGGTGGAGGGGTTGAAACTGTATTCTCGGATGTTGCATAAGTTGTACCAACATTAGTCATCTTGATTCTGTTAAAAATAGGAAAACAAATTATGATAAAAAAACACAATAAAAAATCTGATATGAATATGACATTTCCTTATTCAATTGGTATGTATGATGCATTACTTTTTCACAAGATTCTACAGCTGACTTATTTCTGATATGGGCCCTTTCACTATTTAGAACAATTAGAATAACAACATTTCATAATTTTCATTTAATTGAATCAGAGCCTAATATAAATTTAATTTACACAAACTTCTAATAGATTTGACTGCATAACAAAGTTTCATCCAACATGGCAATGCATTTCCAATTAACAGAACAACAATTAACTAATAACTAGCAATAGGCAAAAACAGAATGTTGCAGCCATAACATGATTTCAATCCAAGCATATCATTCAGCAGTAACAAACTAACAGTCTGAGCATTTTTCACAAAAATTGACTTTTTCCCAACTAAACATTTCTTTTCAATAACAAAGGTGGCACAACTCATCTTCACCTGATAACTGAGATTAAACTGAAAACATTCTAACTAATAACTGAAATCTAAAATCACTAACTTCTAAACTAATTTCCAACTAACATATAAACTCTAACAAACTATTGAATTTCTAACTGATAAGTGAATTTCAGGATGAACTTCATGTGAGTTTCGCAATAGAATAAGGGTCCAATCATTGTTCATCACTCTTCATCCAGTCACAATTCACGGAAAAAATTACAGCACAAATCAAACACTCCACTCTCAATCTCTCTCAGCAACTCTCAGAGAATCCCCTCAATTTTCA from Lathyrus oleraceus cultivar Zhongwan6 chromosome 1, CAAS_Psat_ZW6_1.0, whole genome shotgun sequence includes:
- the LOC127121774 gene encoding zinc finger BED domain-containing protein RICESLEEPER 3, which encodes MDYKGLVWLDVETRWNSTYLMLVSASKHERTFEELSFRDKKYVNELTKKGKGVPTEEDWKHINLIIPFLKLFYDATLHISGSSYLTSNIYMFEILGIGKSIGDMCASEDEHLRSVAQKMKKKYDKYWGNHEKLNMLLLIALVFDPRRKIRLVDWMVRRYYNKDDADALKANLESSLKSIYEEYRVGFMSPQGNSDELQVFGGVSDPYGTAEFYISEGCDNADNELTTYLGEKLEHNMEINVLEWWKVNSGRYPILSNIARDMLAIPISTVASESAFSTGERMLDPYRSSLTPTTVEALICTQDWLKGTSSSLITNEDFDILERFEQELLYTEDGASCSTSSTSVTLEDDLTH